One Bos taurus isolate L1 Dominette 01449 registration number 42190680 breed Hereford chromosome 14, ARS-UCD2.0, whole genome shotgun sequence genomic region harbors:
- the RRM2B gene encoding ribonucleoside-diphosphate reductase subunit M2 B isoform X2, whose protein sequence is MLLWLRQERLSSDTNENEAKSDEEPLLRKSSRRFVIFPIQYPDIWKMYKKAQASFWTAEEVDLSKDLPHWNKLKSEEKYFISHILAFFAASDGIVNENLVERFSQEVQVPEARCFYGFQILIENVHSEMYSLLIDTYIRDPKKREFLFNAIETMPYVKKKADWALRWIADRKSTFGERVVAFAAVEGIFFSGSFAAIFWLKKRGLMPGLTFSNELISRDEGLHCDFACLMFQYLVNKPSEERVREIIVNAVEIEQEFLTEALPVGLIGMNCVLMKQYIEFVADRLLTELGFSKVFQAENPFDFMENISLEGKTNFFEKRVSEYQRFAVMAETTDNVFTLDADF, encoded by the exons aggtTATCTTCAGATACCAATGAAAATGAAGCAAAGTCAGATGAAGAGCCGCTCCTGAGAAAGAGTTCTCGTCGATTTGTCATCTTTCCAATCCAGTACCCTGACATTTGGAAAATGTATAAAAAGGCACAGGCATCCTTCTGGACAGCAGAAGAG gTTGATTTATCAAAGGATCTTCCTCACTGGAACAAGCTTAAATCGGAAGAGAAGTATTTTATCTCTCACATCTTAGCCTTTTTTGCAGCCAGTGATGGAATTGTGAATGAAAATTTG GTGGAGCGCTTTAGTCAGGAAGTACAGGTTCCAGAGGCTCGCTGTTTCTATGGCTTTCAAATTCTCATCGAGAATGTTCACTCAGAGATGTACAGTTTGCTAATAGACACTTACATCAGAGATCCCAAGAAAAG agaatttttatttaatgcaATTGAAACAATGCCATATGTTAAGAAAAAAGCAGATTGGGCCTTGCGGTGGATAGCAGATAGAAAATCTACTTTTG GGGAGAGGGTGGTGGCCTTTGCCGCTGTAGAAGGAATTTTCTTCTCGGGATCTTTTGCTGCTATATTCTGGCTAAAGAAAAGAGGACTCATGCCTGGACTCACTTTTTCCAATGAGCTCATCAGCAGAGATGAA ggGCTTCACTGCGACTTTGCTTGCCTGATGTTTCAATACTTGGTAAATAAGCCTTCGGAAGAAAGGGTTAGGGAGATCATTGTTAATGCCGTTGAAATTGAGCAG GAGTTTTTAACAGAAGCCTTGCCAGTTGGCCTCATTGGAATGAATTGTGTTCTGATGAAACAGTATATTGAGTTTGTAGCTGACAGATTGCTTACAGAACTTGGATTCTCAAAG gttTTTCAAGCAGAAAATCCCTTTGACTTTATGGAAAACATTTCCTTAGAGGGAAAAACAAATTTCTTTGAGAAACGAGTTTCAGAGTATCAGCGTTTTGCAGTTATGGCAGAAACTACAGATAATGTCTTCACCTTAGATGCAGATTTTTAA
- the RRM2B gene encoding ribonucleoside-diphosphate reductase subunit M2 B isoform X1, with the protein MGDPERPEAARPQPEERLSSDTNENEAKSDEEPLLRKSSRRFVIFPIQYPDIWKMYKKAQASFWTAEEVDLSKDLPHWNKLKSEEKYFISHILAFFAASDGIVNENLVERFSQEVQVPEARCFYGFQILIENVHSEMYSLLIDTYIRDPKKREFLFNAIETMPYVKKKADWALRWIADRKSTFGERVVAFAAVEGIFFSGSFAAIFWLKKRGLMPGLTFSNELISRDEGLHCDFACLMFQYLVNKPSEERVREIIVNAVEIEQEFLTEALPVGLIGMNCVLMKQYIEFVADRLLTELGFSKVFQAENPFDFMENISLEGKTNFFEKRVSEYQRFAVMAETTDNVFTLDADF; encoded by the exons aggtTATCTTCAGATACCAATGAAAATGAAGCAAAGTCAGATGAAGAGCCGCTCCTGAGAAAGAGTTCTCGTCGATTTGTCATCTTTCCAATCCAGTACCCTGACATTTGGAAAATGTATAAAAAGGCACAGGCATCCTTCTGGACAGCAGAAGAG gTTGATTTATCAAAGGATCTTCCTCACTGGAACAAGCTTAAATCGGAAGAGAAGTATTTTATCTCTCACATCTTAGCCTTTTTTGCAGCCAGTGATGGAATTGTGAATGAAAATTTG GTGGAGCGCTTTAGTCAGGAAGTACAGGTTCCAGAGGCTCGCTGTTTCTATGGCTTTCAAATTCTCATCGAGAATGTTCACTCAGAGATGTACAGTTTGCTAATAGACACTTACATCAGAGATCCCAAGAAAAG agaatttttatttaatgcaATTGAAACAATGCCATATGTTAAGAAAAAAGCAGATTGGGCCTTGCGGTGGATAGCAGATAGAAAATCTACTTTTG GGGAGAGGGTGGTGGCCTTTGCCGCTGTAGAAGGAATTTTCTTCTCGGGATCTTTTGCTGCTATATTCTGGCTAAAGAAAAGAGGACTCATGCCTGGACTCACTTTTTCCAATGAGCTCATCAGCAGAGATGAA ggGCTTCACTGCGACTTTGCTTGCCTGATGTTTCAATACTTGGTAAATAAGCCTTCGGAAGAAAGGGTTAGGGAGATCATTGTTAATGCCGTTGAAATTGAGCAG GAGTTTTTAACAGAAGCCTTGCCAGTTGGCCTCATTGGAATGAATTGTGTTCTGATGAAACAGTATATTGAGTTTGTAGCTGACAGATTGCTTACAGAACTTGGATTCTCAAAG gttTTTCAAGCAGAAAATCCCTTTGACTTTATGGAAAACATTTCCTTAGAGGGAAAAACAAATTTCTTTGAGAAACGAGTTTCAGAGTATCAGCGTTTTGCAGTTATGGCAGAAACTACAGATAATGTCTTCACCTTAGATGCAGATTTTTAA